From a region of the Streptococcus ruminantium genome:
- the pbp2a gene encoding penicillin-binding protein PBP2A, whose protein sequence is MDDLQHQPIDVPEDFHSEYEDRPSRRGSRGKLNQTKKKSRIPTPIRKFWRRYQLTKIFLIFMGVAVLVVGGYLFFLAKTANVGDLQQALKATTVIYDKDGSEAGTLSGQKGTYVELDAISDNLKNAVIATEDRTFYENSGINYKRTILAFLTLGKSGGGSTITQQLAKNAFLTQDQNISRKAREFFLALEINKKYSKQEILTMYLNNAYFGNGVWGVEDASRKYFGTSAKDLTLEQSAVIAGMLKGPEFYNPYYSLENAKNRRDTVLQNMVHAGYIDQATADAGFQVDLAGQLADTYTGKQNNYSYPSYFDAVIAEAIERYGLKESDIINNGYRIYTEMDQNSQASMQVIFNDETKFPTSNFDGSHAQAASVALDPTTGGVRGLVGRVNSSKNAAFRTFNFATQAKRSPGSTIKPLVAYAPAVAAGWSIDKPLDNHTENYGGYTLHNYDRSTSDSVPMYQALAQSYNLPVAYIVNTLGVNKAFEYGQKFGLNMDNVEKVLGVSIGSGVETNPLQMAQAYATFANKGVMKDAHLITRIETASGKVLAQHRETSTKVIERSVADKMTSMMLGTYTNGTGVTADAANYYIAGKTGTTETSFDVNLVNDQWHIAYTPDLVISQWVGFEKTDENHYIDSASYWKAPSVFRTVANAILPHTAGTKFDVENAYAKNGIVKVAEDETPQSETTANQDQNQAQEISEQAKNLIEQTKKSLVEARIPERAKNLWDNLTTWFEGVVKSIKTW, encoded by the coding sequence ATGGACGATTTACAGCACCAACCGATTGATGTTCCAGAAGATTTTCATTCCGAATATGAAGATAGACCTAGTCGCAGAGGTAGTCGGGGGAAGCTTAATCAAACGAAGAAAAAATCCCGCATCCCAACACCGATTCGCAAGTTTTGGCGTCGTTATCAGTTGACTAAGATTTTCCTTATTTTTATGGGAGTTGCAGTTTTGGTAGTAGGTGGTTATCTCTTTTTCTTGGCTAAGACTGCTAATGTTGGCGATTTGCAGCAAGCTTTGAAGGCGACAACAGTTATCTATGATAAAGATGGATCTGAAGCAGGGACCCTTTCCGGTCAAAAGGGAACTTATGTGGAGCTAGATGCTATTTCTGATAATCTCAAAAATGCAGTTATTGCGACAGAAGATCGGACCTTCTATGAAAATTCCGGCATTAACTATAAGCGAACTATTTTAGCCTTTTTGACTCTAGGAAAATCAGGAGGAGGCTCGACCATTACCCAGCAATTAGCTAAGAATGCCTTTTTAACTCAAGATCAAAATATTAGCAGGAAAGCCAGAGAATTTTTCTTAGCACTTGAAATCAATAAGAAATACAGCAAGCAAGAGATTTTAACCATGTATCTCAACAATGCTTATTTTGGTAATGGGGTTTGGGGGGTAGAAGATGCTAGTCGGAAATATTTTGGGACTTCTGCCAAAGACCTGACACTTGAACAATCAGCAGTAATTGCTGGTATGCTCAAGGGACCAGAATTTTATAACCCTTATTATTCCTTGGAAAATGCTAAAAATCGTAGAGATACAGTCTTACAAAATATGGTTCACGCAGGCTATATTGATCAGGCAACAGCAGATGCGGGTTTTCAAGTTGACTTGGCCGGTCAGCTAGCAGATACTTATACGGGTAAACAGAATAACTATTCTTATCCATCCTATTTTGATGCGGTTATCGCAGAAGCAATTGAGCGTTATGGCCTGAAAGAATCTGACATTATCAACAACGGTTACCGTATTTATACTGAGATGGATCAAAACTCTCAGGCTAGCATGCAGGTCATCTTCAATGATGAGACTAAGTTTCCAACTTCTAATTTTGATGGTAGTCATGCTCAAGCAGCTAGTGTGGCGCTTGACCCAACTACCGGAGGTGTTCGGGGGTTGGTTGGTCGTGTTAATAGTTCAAAGAATGCAGCATTTCGAACCTTTAACTTTGCGACCCAAGCCAAGCGTAGCCCAGGTTCGACCATCAAACCTCTCGTTGCCTACGCTCCTGCGGTTGCAGCTGGTTGGTCGATTGACAAGCCTTTAGACAACCATACAGAAAATTATGGAGGCTATACTTTACATAATTACGATCGTTCTACCTCAGACTCCGTCCCGATGTATCAAGCCTTAGCACAGTCTTATAATTTACCGGTAGCCTATATTGTCAATACGCTGGGAGTTAATAAGGCCTTTGAATACGGTCAAAAGTTTGGACTTAATATGGACAATGTGGAGAAGGTTCTAGGAGTATCTATTGGTTCTGGCGTGGAAACCAACCCGTTACAAATGGCTCAGGCCTATGCCACTTTTGCCAATAAGGGAGTTATGAAAGATGCTCACTTGATTACTCGTATTGAAACAGCTAGTGGAAAGGTGTTGGCTCAGCACCGCGAGACGAGTACCAAGGTTATTGAACGGTCTGTAGCAGATAAGATGACGTCCATGATGTTAGGAACTTATACGAACGGTACGGGTGTAACAGCAGATGCGGCCAATTACTATATTGCTGGAAAGACAGGGACGACAGAAACCAGCTTCGATGTGAATCTGGTTAATGATCAATGGCATATCGCCTATACACCAGATTTGGTCATTAGTCAATGGGTTGGTTTTGAGAAGACGGATGAGAATCACTACATTGATAGTGCAAGTTATTGGAAGGCACCGTCAGTGTTTAGAACAGTGGCTAATGCTATCCTTCCCCATACTGCTGGGACAAAATTTGATGTAGAGAATGCCTATGCAAAAAATGGGATTGTAAAAGTGGCAGAAGATGAAACTCCTCAATCAGAAACGACTGCCAACCAAGATCAAAATCAGGCGCAAGAGATTTCTGAACAGGCAAAAAATTTAATTGAACAGACTAAGAAAAGCTTGGTAGAGGCTCGCATTCCAGAACGTGCAAAAAATTTATGGGATAACCTAACAACTTGGTTTGAGGGAGTTGTCAAATCCATAAAAACATGGTAA
- a CDS encoding NAD(P)/FAD-dependent oxidoreductase: MTHIYDITIIGGGPVGLFAAFYAHLRQAKVKIIDSLPQLGGQPAILYPEKTILDIPAFPNLTGQELIDNLLIQLAPFDTTICLNETLTAIESGEVITLTTNKDTHQTKTLIIAMGGGAFKPRPLEIEEADNFDNIHYHVSNIQQYADKNVVILGGGDSAVDWSLAFEKIAKTTHIVHRRDNFRALEHSVKELKQSSVSIHTPFIPKRLSGENGRADKLELSKVKSDDCLTLPFDHLFVNYGFKSSVGTLKEWGLELNRHRILVNSKQETSVPGIYAIGDCCYYEGKIDLIATGFGEAPTAVNNAMNYLNPNEKVQPKHSTSL; encoded by the coding sequence ATGACACACATCTACGATATCACCATTATCGGTGGAGGACCTGTCGGTCTCTTTGCCGCCTTTTATGCCCATCTTCGTCAAGCCAAGGTCAAAATCATTGACTCTCTACCACAACTAGGCGGTCAACCGGCCATTCTTTATCCAGAAAAAACGATTTTAGATATTCCTGCTTTTCCAAACTTGACGGGACAAGAGCTAATAGATAACTTGTTGATACAGTTGGCTCCTTTTGATACGACTATTTGTCTCAACGAAACCCTGACAGCCATAGAATCTGGTGAGGTCATCACCCTGACAACCAACAAGGACACCCACCAGACTAAAACCCTCATCATCGCCATGGGTGGAGGAGCTTTCAAACCTCGCCCTCTGGAAATTGAAGAAGCGGATAACTTTGATAATATCCACTATCATGTTTCCAACATCCAGCAGTATGCTGACAAGAACGTTGTTATCTTGGGAGGCGGAGATTCTGCGGTTGATTGGTCCTTGGCCTTTGAAAAAATCGCAAAGACCACCCATATCGTTCACCGTCGCGACAACTTCCGTGCCCTTGAGCACAGCGTAAAAGAGCTGAAACAGTCCAGCGTATCCATTCACACTCCATTTATTCCTAAGAGACTTTCTGGGGAAAATGGCAGAGCAGACAAATTGGAACTAAGCAAGGTTAAGAGCGACGACTGCCTCACCCTGCCCTTTGATCACCTTTTTGTCAACTACGGATTCAAATCTTCTGTCGGAACGCTAAAAGAATGGGGGTTAGAACTCAATCGCCACCGCATTCTTGTCAACAGCAAACAAGAAACTTCTGTTCCAGGTATCTATGCCATTGGTGATTGTTGCTACTACGAGGGAAAAATCGACTTGATTGCAACAGGCTTTGGAGAAGCACCAACCGCTGTCAACAATGCTATGAACTACCTCAATCCAAACGAAAAAGTGCAGCCAAAGCACTCCACTAGCTTATAA
- a CDS encoding RluA family pseudouridine synthase, translating to MKIVIRIPQTFPPLTVKEALEDYFLIPRKTRHFLRTKKHVRINGELINWQSSVIAGDLLELIFDEEDYPEKLIPMGEGDLVEELYQDEHLIIVNKPEGMKTHGNEPNEIALLNHVSSYVGQTCHVVHRLDRETSGAILFAKNPFILPILNRLLEDKLIYRDYLALCQGQIKKNVWTITDKIGRDRHDRRKRVVDNHGGKEALTRVYPLTTIGKNSLISCRLQTGRTHQIRVHLAHHGHALLGDPLYSKVPAPRLMLHAQKLSLTHPLTLENISVEARSETFEKVLNSLK from the coding sequence ATGAAAATTGTTATTCGTATTCCCCAAACCTTTCCTCCCCTCACAGTAAAGGAAGCCTTGGAAGATTATTTTCTTATTCCACGAAAAACCCGCCATTTTCTCCGCACCAAGAAACATGTCCGCATCAATGGTGAGTTGATTAACTGGCAAAGTTCCGTCATAGCAGGAGATTTATTGGAGTTAATCTTTGATGAAGAGGACTATCCTGAAAAGCTGATTCCCATGGGAGAAGGCGATTTAGTAGAAGAACTCTATCAAGATGAACATCTGATTATCGTAAATAAACCCGAGGGCATGAAAACCCATGGCAATGAGCCAAATGAAATCGCTCTTCTCAACCACGTATCTAGCTATGTTGGACAGACCTGCCATGTGGTTCATAGGCTAGATAGAGAAACCAGCGGAGCTATTCTATTTGCCAAAAACCCTTTTATCCTCCCCATTCTCAACCGACTCTTAGAAGACAAGCTTATCTACCGAGACTATCTAGCTCTCTGCCAGGGACAGATAAAGAAAAACGTCTGGACCATTACAGATAAGATTGGACGAGACCGCCACGACCGCAGAAAGCGAGTAGTGGACAACCACGGAGGAAAAGAGGCTCTAACCCGAGTCTATCCGCTCACAACAATCGGTAAAAATAGCCTAATTAGCTGCCGACTCCAAACAGGTCGAACCCACCAAATCCGTGTCCACTTAGCTCACCATGGACATGCCTTACTCGGCGACCCACTCTATAGTAAAGTACCCGCTCCGCGTCTCATGCTCCATGCTCAAAAACTCAGTCTGACCCATCCACTCACGCTGGAAAACATTAGCGTAGAAGCTAGATCAGAAACGTTTGAAAAGGTATTAAACAGTTTGAAATAA
- a CDS encoding Cna B-type domain-containing protein, whose translation MTKLRNLLLILLVLFGGIFSVQAASAKSVDIKVENTELTPEVLNGGLSTNFSFDFIVPREASKGDTTTISLPNELNFQRDQEFDVYATNGGNIVAKAKIDTANKKLTLTYTDYVDNHSDIVGHLSMNVVVDRKVVIAAKSISAEIKINDNTTIKIGSGKINYTGTEGDRDDVDFWKYGVSSRTDEIVYLINIKPSKTTVHNAIIIDTLKSPGLQYVEGSFEIQEGEWYKNHQNYWTLGKATDVTSKYKVEVSPDKTSFRVELGTVADKGYVIKYRVKADYSLVNGEQLNNLAEYYTGATKKTYANNTHTYQSASGTAAGYNYSITIKKVNEAGEALAGAEFTVTRKSTGQVIGTFTTDSEGKIIIGKLLRDEYILTETKAPAGYVIAAPVEKIADNSAITITDKKANIDIEGKKTWVDNNDQDGKRPKSITVNLLADGKVVQSQEVTAANNWEYTFTDLPKYANGKEIVYTVEEVKVDGYETKVEGTNITNTHTPETTQVSGTKTWNDNNDQDGKRPKSITVNLLADGKVVQSQEVTAANNWEYTFTDLPKYANGKEIVYTVTENAVEGYTTTYDKYNITNSYTPGQTSLTVTKAWDDKDNQDGKRPEAIQVQLYANGEKLGEPVTLTTDNKWTHTWTGLAKKANKKDIVYTVKEVSKVEGYTTTVGTVENGNVTITNTYKPSTTSIKVNKVWKDKDNQDGLRPTSITVNLLADGEVVKTETITPNADGDWSHTFTDLPEYKNGKKITYTVSEEKVEGYETTVEGTTITNTHTPETTEVAGTKTWNDNNDQDGKRPKSITVNLLADGQPVASKIVTADDNWAYKFSNLPAKKNGAAITYTISEKAVADYTTTYDGYNITNSYTPGETSVTATKVWEDNNNQDGLRREIKLELYADGVATGQSQTLSEENNWKATWTGLAKKANKKDIVYTVKEVTAIDGYTSKVTQTSTNNFTITNAHTPETTQVSGAKTWNDNNDQDGKRPKSITVNLLANGEVVQSQKVSADNNWTYTFTNLPKYANGKEIVYTVSEEKVEGYETTVEGTNITNTHTPETTEVAGTKTWNDNNDQDGKRPKSITVNLLADGKVIKSQQVTAENDWKYTFTDLPKYANGKEIVYTVSEEKVDGYEMKVDGYNITNSYTPSTTSVKVNKVWKDKDNQDGLRPTSIIVNLLADGQVVSTTTIKPDANGDWNYTFTDLPEYKNGKKITYTVEEANTPNGYTSSVEGTTITNTHTPETTEVAGTKTWNDNNDQDGKRPKSITVNLLADGEVVQSQKVSADTNWTYTFTNLPKYANGKEIIYTVTENAVDNYTTTIDGHNITNSYTPGQTSLTVTKVWKDNNNQDGKRPGSIQVQLYANGEKLGEPVTLTADNKWTHTWTGLDKKANQKDIVYTVKEVSVVDGYTASVGKVENGNVTITNTYKPTTPPKKKKSTPLPSTGSLSGLGLTFVGLALAATISVRAIYRKRK comes from the coding sequence ATGACTAAGTTAAGAAACCTACTTCTAATCTTGCTGGTGTTGTTTGGCGGGATTTTTTCTGTCCAAGCAGCCTCGGCAAAATCTGTTGACATCAAAGTTGAAAATACAGAATTGACTCCAGAAGTACTTAATGGAGGACTTTCTACGAACTTTTCATTTGATTTTATTGTACCTCGCGAAGCAAGTAAAGGCGATACAACAACCATTTCTCTGCCAAACGAATTAAATTTTCAGCGGGATCAAGAATTTGATGTCTATGCTACTAATGGCGGTAACATAGTCGCAAAGGCCAAAATTGATACTGCAAATAAAAAATTAACATTGACCTACACAGATTACGTTGACAACCATAGTGACATAGTAGGACATCTCTCGATGAATGTTGTGGTAGATAGGAAAGTGGTAATAGCCGCAAAAAGCATTTCAGCAGAAATAAAAATAAATGACAATACCACCATCAAGATTGGTAGCGGGAAAATTAACTACACTGGTACAGAAGGTGATAGAGACGATGTTGATTTTTGGAAATACGGAGTTAGTTCTAGAACCGATGAAATAGTGTATTTAATCAATATCAAACCTTCCAAAACAACTGTACACAATGCCATCATTATTGATACACTTAAGTCTCCGGGTCTGCAGTATGTGGAAGGTAGTTTTGAAATCCAAGAGGGAGAGTGGTATAAAAATCATCAAAATTACTGGACGTTAGGAAAGGCCACTGATGTTACTAGTAAGTATAAAGTTGAGGTTTCTCCTGACAAAACCTCTTTTAGAGTTGAACTTGGAACAGTTGCTGACAAAGGATACGTAATTAAGTATAGGGTAAAAGCTGATTATTCTCTCGTCAACGGAGAACAGCTTAACAATTTGGCAGAATACTATACTGGAGCAACTAAAAAAACTTATGCCAATAACACTCATACATATCAAAGCGCTTCTGGCACAGCTGCTGGCTATAACTATAGCATCACCATCAAAAAAGTAAACGAAGCTGGAGAAGCTCTTGCAGGGGCTGAGTTTACCGTTACCCGTAAATCAACCGGTCAAGTCATCGGCACATTTACAACCGACTCGGAGGGGAAAATAATTATTGGTAAGCTTCTAAGAGATGAGTATATCCTTACAGAAACCAAAGCGCCAGCAGGCTATGTGATTGCAGCTCCTGTAGAGAAAATAGCTGATAATTCAGCCATAACCATCACAGACAAAAAAGCAAACATTGACATTGAAGGCAAAAAGACCTGGGTGGATAACAACGACCAAGACGGTAAACGTCCGAAATCTATCACTGTAAACCTCTTGGCGGATGGCAAAGTCGTTCAATCCCAAGAGGTAACAGCAGCTAACAACTGGGAGTATACTTTCACCGACCTACCGAAATACGCTAACGGAAAAGAAATCGTCTATACTGTGGAAGAGGTGAAGGTAGATGGGTATGAGACGAAGGTGGAAGGAACCAACATCACCAACACCCATACTCCAGAAACAACGCAAGTTTCAGGTACTAAGACTTGGAACGACAACAACGACCAAGACGGTAAACGTCCGAAATCCATTACCGTAAACCTCTTAGCTGATGGCAAAGTCGTTCAATCCCAAGAGGTAACAGCAGCTAACAACTGGGAGTATACTTTCACCGACCTACCGAAGTACGCTAACGGAAAAGAAATCGTCTATACTGTGACAGAAAACGCTGTTGAAGGCTACACCACAACCTACGATAAGTACAATATCACCAATAGTTACACACCTGGTCAAACTAGCCTCACAGTAACCAAGGCTTGGGATGACAAGGACAATCAAGACGGTAAACGTCCTGAAGCTATCCAAGTTCAACTCTATGCCAACGGTGAAAAGTTGGGCGAACCTGTAACCCTGACCACTGATAACAAGTGGACACATACTTGGACAGGACTTGCTAAGAAGGCAAACAAAAAAGACATCGTCTACACCGTCAAAGAAGTCTCAAAAGTAGAGGGATACACCACTACTGTAGGAACTGTTGAAAATGGAAATGTCACCATTACCAACACCTATAAACCAAGTACAACCTCTATCAAGGTAAACAAGGTCTGGAAAGATAAGGACAACCAAGATGGTCTGCGCCCAACTTCCATTACCGTCAACCTCTTGGCGGATGGTGAAGTTGTTAAGACGGAAACGATCACACCAAATGCTGATGGCGATTGGAGCCACACCTTCACAGACTTGCCTGAATACAAAAATGGCAAGAAAATCACTTACACCGTTTCAGAAGAAAAGGTAGAGGGATACGAAACAACGGTAGAAGGAACTACCATCACCAACACCCATACTCCAGAAACAACAGAAGTTGCAGGTACCAAGACTTGGAACGATAACAACGACCAAGATGGTAAACGTCCAAAATCCATCACCGTAAACCTCTTGGCAGACGGTCAACCGGTCGCAAGCAAAATCGTCACCGCAGACGACAACTGGGCTTACAAGTTCTCAAACCTACCTGCTAAGAAAAATGGAGCTGCCATTACCTACACGATTAGTGAAAAAGCAGTCGCAGATTACACTACAACCTATGATGGCTACAATATCACTAACAGCTACACACCGGGAGAAACAAGTGTCACTGCCACAAAAGTTTGGGAAGACAACAACAACCAAGACGGACTGCGCAGGGAAATCAAACTAGAACTCTACGCAGACGGTGTTGCCACTGGACAGAGCCAAACCCTTTCTGAAGAGAACAACTGGAAAGCAACCTGGACAGGACTTGCCAAGAAAGCAAACAAAAAGGACATCGTCTACACCGTCAAAGAAGTCACTGCTATTGATGGCTATACTTCAAAAGTAACTCAAACATCAACCAATAACTTTACCATCACTAACGCCCACACTCCAGAAACAACGCAAGTTTCAGGTGCTAAGACCTGGAATGACAACAATGACCAAGACGGTAAACGTCCGAAATCTATTACCGTCAACCTCTTGGCTAACGGTGAGGTCGTTCAAAGTCAGAAAGTCTCTGCCGATAACAATTGGACCTATACCTTTACTAACCTACCGAAGTACGCTAACGGAAAAGAAATCGTCTACACTGTTTCAGAAGAAAAGGTAGAGGGATACGAAACAACGGTAGAAGGAACCAATATCACCAATACCCATACTCCAGAAACAACAGAAGTTGCAGGGACTAAGACTTGGAATGACAACAACGACCAAGACGGTAAACGTCCGAAATCTATCACCGTAAACCTCTTGGCGGATGGTAAGGTCATCAAGAGCCAACAAGTCACTGCTGAAAACGACTGGAAGTATACCTTCACCGACCTACCGAAGTACGCTAACGGAAAAGAAATCGTCTATACTGTTTCAGAAGAAAAAGTAGACGGGTATGAGATGAAGGTGGATGGCTACAATATCACAAACAGTTACACACCAAGTACAACCTCTGTCAAGGTAAACAAGGTGTGGAAAGATAAGGACAACCAAGATGGTCTACGCCCAACTTCTATTATCGTCAACCTTCTGGCAGATGGTCAGGTAGTTTCTACAACAACCATCAAACCAGATGCCAACGGTGATTGGAACTACACATTCACAGACTTACCTGAATACAAAAATGGCAAGAAAATTACCTACACTGTGGAAGAGGCGAACACACCAAACGGGTATACCTCATCTGTAGAAGGAACTACCATCACCAACACCCATACTCCAGAAACAACGGAAGTTGCAGGGACTAAGACCTGGAACGATAACAACGACCAAGATGGTAAACGTCCGAAATCTATTACCGTAAACCTCTTGGCAGACGGTGAAGTCGTTCAAAGTCAGAAAGTCTCTGCCGATACGAATTGGACTTATACCTTTACTAACCTACCGAAGTACGCTAACGGGAAGGAAATTATCTACACTGTAACTGAGAATGCCGTTGATAACTATACAACAACCATTGATGGTCACAACATTACCAACAGTTACACACCTGGTCAGACGAGTCTCACTGTTACCAAGGTCTGGAAGGATAACAACAATCAAGACGGTAAACGTCCTGGATCTATCCAAGTTCAACTCTATGCCAACGGTGAAAAGTTGGGCGAACCTGTAACCCTGACTGCTGATAACAAGTGGACGCATACTTGGACAGGACTTGACAAGAAAGCAAACCAGAAAGATATTGTCTATACGGTCAAAGAGGTTTCAGTGGTTGATGGATACACAGCATCTGTAGGAAAAGTTGAAAATGGAAATGTCACCATTACCAACACCTACAAGCCAACCACTCCTCCTAAGAAGAAAAAATCGACTCCACTGCCATCAACAGGAAGTCTCAGCGGACTAGGACTGACGTTTGTCGGACTAGCACTTGCCGCGACTATCAGTGTTCGAGCGATTTACCGAAAGAGGAAATAG